The Corynebacterium poyangense genome includes a window with the following:
- the lhgO gene encoding L-2-hydroxyglutarate oxidase, translating into MNNPHHASFAVIGAGIIGTATARELQQRYPDANITLIDKEPHAASHQTGHNSGVVHAGLYYQPGSLKARLCRRGGEKISSYAKERGLPYEECGKILVSLSKEEDERLQQIFEKAKANGVPGVELIGPEGIKAIEPNAVGRMALHSPHTAIIDYAAITASLLKEFQEAGGRVQLGAAVEDLVNNDNGCGVRRVNEDTETYDHVVVCAGLQSDRLAQLAGAPKYPVIVPFFGQYSQLEQAYRTILNGLVYPVPDPAYPFLGVHLTKRVDGEMLVGPNAFLSLGRESYRGWPVIKDSLDIALEPGFWRFAAGNMKAAGREFGAVLSRKKFLAGAQAYVPALADAKSTPITRGIRAQAMEHDGSLVDDFVIHHVGQATLLRNAPSPGATSSLAIAEHLVTCISKKLEL; encoded by the coding sequence ATGAACAACCCACACCACGCCTCATTCGCCGTTATCGGAGCGGGGATTATTGGAACCGCTACTGCTCGAGAACTTCAACAGCGCTACCCGGACGCGAACATCACCCTCATCGACAAAGAACCACATGCCGCCAGCCATCAAACCGGGCACAACTCCGGAGTGGTTCATGCCGGACTCTACTACCAGCCAGGAAGTCTTAAAGCGCGACTCTGCCGCCGTGGGGGAGAAAAAATCAGCAGCTATGCGAAAGAACGGGGGCTGCCCTATGAAGAATGCGGAAAAATCCTCGTCTCCCTCTCAAAGGAAGAAGACGAAAGACTGCAACAAATCTTTGAGAAGGCGAAAGCTAACGGTGTACCTGGGGTAGAACTCATTGGGCCTGAAGGAATTAAAGCTATAGAACCGAATGCGGTAGGAAGAATGGCTCTGCACTCTCCGCATACTGCGATTATTGACTACGCCGCAATCACCGCCTCCCTTCTCAAGGAATTCCAAGAAGCAGGTGGCCGAGTGCAGTTGGGAGCCGCGGTCGAAGACCTGGTTAACAACGACAATGGATGCGGTGTGCGTCGGGTAAACGAAGACACTGAAACGTACGACCATGTAGTAGTTTGCGCGGGCCTGCAGTCAGACCGGCTTGCTCAACTAGCCGGGGCGCCCAAATACCCGGTGATTGTTCCGTTTTTTGGGCAGTATTCGCAGTTGGAACAGGCTTATCGGACGATCCTCAATGGCCTGGTCTATCCAGTTCCGGACCCCGCGTACCCCTTTCTCGGCGTTCACCTCACGAAACGAGTAGATGGAGAAATGCTCGTAGGCCCCAATGCCTTCCTGTCCCTGGGGCGCGAAAGCTATCGCGGATGGCCGGTCATCAAAGACAGCCTCGATATTGCCTTAGAACCAGGATTCTGGCGATTCGCGGCAGGGAATATGAAAGCTGCGGGCCGCGAGTTTGGCGCCGTCCTCTCAAGGAAAAAATTTCTGGCTGGAGCTCAGGCCTACGTGCCTGCCCTCGCCGACGCAAAATCCACCCCGATAACTCGAGGGATCCGCGCCCAAGCCATGGAGCATGATGGCAGTCTCGTAGACGATTTCGTAATCCACCACGTTGGGCAAGCCACACTATTGCGCAATGCTCCGTCACCCGGTGCCACATCCTCGCTGGCTATAGCAGAACATTTGGTCACCTGCATCTCAAAGAAATTGGAACTGTGA
- a CDS encoding HNH endonuclease signature motif containing protein: MNLLKNLREIHQRGVDLARAAFNLGGSMGSAQRELAELLGIPRKEANQWLRVADTLFGRCEQDWSAYRDETVQLMQNHNLSIQQLCVVDRYSRRAPKGQRYPMCRELTHLAAKARSLEELEDVAREKLRQLTPDVRRRAEALRGISYSRSADADGQLHVMARGPVAEMERVIGAIERATAKNWDREGNRSYSQAMFDNFVTLITGAQNGQPADNAYQPAVVIRVEELDRETLPSQEGRQFMLSTGETITTREYLEMKLNNSGWVLVKDRDNYPVELHRIHRRFATDAQRFAMGCDEGTCGHPGCTFRSDICQAHHIQPWSEGGKTSVENMVLLCPRHHSWIQPGRDRVQKGENARVEWVGRNGIPREGRGPSDAVKGQVLTARD, encoded by the coding sequence ATGAACCTTCTCAAGAACTTGCGCGAAATCCACCAGCGGGGAGTGGATTTGGCTCGAGCCGCGTTCAACCTCGGGGGATCAATGGGTTCAGCTCAGCGTGAGCTTGCCGAACTTCTCGGGATTCCCAGGAAAGAAGCCAATCAATGGTTGCGCGTGGCTGACACCCTATTTGGTCGATGTGAGCAGGATTGGTCTGCATATCGGGATGAGACTGTGCAACTCATGCAAAACCACAACCTCAGCATTCAGCAACTGTGCGTGGTGGATCGATATAGCCGTCGAGCCCCTAAAGGCCAGCGGTACCCAATGTGCCGGGAACTGACTCATCTTGCGGCAAAAGCACGCAGTTTAGAAGAACTCGAGGATGTGGCGCGAGAAAAGCTACGCCAACTGACTCCCGATGTCCGACGACGCGCTGAAGCACTGCGTGGAATTAGCTATTCGCGGAGCGCTGATGCGGATGGTCAACTCCATGTGATGGCGCGAGGGCCAGTAGCAGAAATGGAGCGAGTTATTGGGGCGATAGAACGCGCCACCGCCAAAAACTGGGATCGGGAAGGGAATCGGAGCTATAGCCAAGCCATGTTTGACAACTTTGTGACGCTAATTACCGGAGCCCAAAACGGACAGCCTGCCGACAACGCCTATCAACCGGCGGTGGTGATCCGGGTGGAAGAGCTAGATCGCGAAACCCTCCCCTCTCAAGAAGGAAGGCAATTTATGCTCAGCACCGGAGAGACGATCACCACAAGAGAATATCTTGAGATGAAGCTGAACAACTCCGGATGGGTACTTGTTAAGGACCGGGACAATTATCCAGTTGAATTGCACCGCATCCACAGAAGATTCGCCACCGATGCGCAGAGATTCGCTATGGGATGTGACGAAGGGACCTGTGGACACCCAGGATGCACGTTCCGATCGGACATCTGCCAAGCCCACCACATTCAGCCTTGGAGCGAAGGAGGGAAAACATCGGTAGAGAACATGGTTCTCCTATGTCCTCGGCACCATTCCTGGATCCAGCCCGGGAGAGATCGAGTACAGAAAGGAGAAAACGCCCGAGTTGAATGGGTCGGGCGTAATGGAATTCCCCGAGAGGGGAGGGGTCCGTCAGATGCCGTGAAAGGACAAGTTCTTACTGCAAGGGACTAA
- a CDS encoding peptide MFS transporter translates to MTQAQQNPAERTFFGHPWGLANLFGVEMWERFSFYGMQALLAYYIYYPLSQNGLGMSQSAATSIVGAYGGMVYMAALLASFISDRIFGSERTLFYSAFLVMLGHLSLALVPGVTGLSIGLVCIALGSGGIKTCAQVVLGQLYSREDTRRDAGFSIFYLGVNIGALAGPLLTNALWGIGGFHWGFGLAAVGMAFGLIQYILMRKSTIGAAGHEVPNPLPRRDYLKGGLIAAGVVLVVIGLIAGGIIPIERLSDIVTAIALIAAVIMWCQMYFSNLTTVEERSRLIGFIPMFISGVLFFGIFQQQFTVLAIYADVRLNRFIGSLEIKPGAVNSINPVFIIIFSVIFAAMWTKLGERQWSTPVKFGVANLIIGVSLFFFLPFSGAAENSVPIYAIVWILFLFTMGELLLSPVGNSLATKLAPHAFPSKMFALWLMAVAMGTSLAGTLAKFYNPEDASAENSFFLILGCASIALGIVLLLMKGWVLRRFQGVR, encoded by the coding sequence ATGACACAAGCACAACAGAATCCCGCCGAGAGAACCTTCTTCGGCCATCCATGGGGATTAGCAAACCTCTTTGGGGTAGAAATGTGGGAGCGCTTCAGCTTCTACGGTATGCAGGCGCTCCTGGCTTACTACATCTATTACCCCCTTTCCCAAAATGGATTGGGTATGTCCCAAAGCGCAGCGACATCCATTGTTGGTGCGTATGGCGGCATGGTGTACATGGCAGCTTTGCTCGCCTCATTCATCTCGGATCGAATCTTCGGCTCAGAACGCACCCTTTTTTATTCCGCGTTCCTTGTGATGCTTGGACATCTCTCACTTGCATTGGTCCCGGGTGTTACCGGCCTGAGCATAGGACTTGTATGTATCGCTCTGGGGTCAGGAGGGATTAAGACTTGTGCCCAGGTAGTTCTGGGGCAGCTTTATTCTCGAGAAGATACCCGACGGGATGCCGGATTTTCTATTTTCTATCTCGGGGTTAATATCGGTGCTTTGGCTGGTCCTCTGCTCACCAACGCCTTGTGGGGCATTGGTGGTTTCCACTGGGGATTCGGACTTGCTGCTGTCGGCATGGCATTTGGACTGATTCAATATATCCTGATGCGGAAATCTACGATCGGTGCCGCCGGACACGAGGTTCCTAACCCCCTCCCCCGCCGTGACTATCTCAAGGGAGGGCTCATCGCTGCTGGTGTAGTCCTTGTGGTGATTGGGTTAATTGCTGGCGGAATCATTCCTATTGAGAGACTCTCAGACATTGTGACCGCGATTGCTTTGATAGCTGCTGTCATCATGTGGTGTCAGATGTATTTCTCAAATCTCACAACCGTCGAAGAGCGTTCTCGCCTAATTGGTTTTATCCCCATGTTTATCTCCGGGGTTCTATTCTTTGGTATTTTCCAGCAACAGTTTACGGTGCTCGCTATTTACGCCGACGTCCGACTAAATCGATTCATTGGCAGTCTTGAGATCAAGCCCGGCGCTGTCAACTCCATTAACCCGGTTTTCATCATCATCTTCTCGGTAATTTTCGCCGCCATGTGGACAAAGCTTGGTGAGCGCCAATGGTCTACTCCCGTGAAATTTGGCGTGGCGAATCTGATCATTGGTGTTTCCTTGTTCTTCTTCCTTCCCTTCTCGGGAGCGGCTGAGAACTCGGTGCCGATTTACGCCATTGTCTGGATTCTGTTCCTATTCACTATGGGTGAGTTGCTGCTCTCCCCAGTTGGAAACTCTTTAGCGACTAAACTTGCTCCCCATGCGTTTCCTTCTAAGATGTTTGCCTTGTGGCTCATGGCCGTGGCAATGGGCACGTCTTTAGCCGGCACCCTAGCTAAGTTTTACAATCCGGAGGACGCCTCAGCTGAGAACTCATTCTTCCTCATCCTTGGGTGTGCTTCCATAGCCCTCGGTATTGTTTTGCTTCTGATGAAAGGCTGGGTGCTGCGTCGCTTCCAGGGAGTGCGTTAG
- a CDS encoding PRD domain-containing protein → MGMENKTGTVLRSMNNNAVLVTVDGQRMILMGRGIGFRRRLGDDIALSQAEEIFSTRLDASGRNVAAFLDEIPIEIFECCREALTRIGPAFNHPSQGILLALADHLSQAIARTHEGIVITYPTSWEVPHFYPQETHWGQLTLHVAREKLCPELPDEEAIALAMHFVNAQFTGDNLARTLKLTSLLKESVEAVKTGLGPDAPEDPLSVARFVTHLRYLFVRIMDDTQITSRVMTPPSSQNADGVDRAVANIQKLLEREQATKLTPAEVDYLRLHILRLSEPRMKPSV, encoded by the coding sequence ATGGGCATGGAAAACAAAACGGGAACGGTTCTTCGCTCCATGAATAACAACGCCGTCCTCGTTACCGTAGACGGGCAGCGAATGATCCTGATGGGGCGGGGAATTGGCTTCCGGCGCCGACTCGGTGACGATATCGCCCTATCTCAAGCAGAAGAGATTTTTAGTACACGGCTTGACGCCTCAGGCCGCAATGTTGCCGCATTTCTCGACGAAATCCCGATCGAAATCTTCGAATGCTGCAGAGAAGCATTGACGCGAATTGGCCCAGCCTTCAACCACCCCTCTCAAGGAATTTTGCTGGCACTCGCCGACCACCTCTCTCAAGCAATCGCCCGCACACACGAAGGGATTGTCATTACTTACCCCACCAGTTGGGAAGTCCCTCACTTTTATCCCCAAGAAACTCACTGGGGGCAACTCACTCTCCACGTGGCGCGGGAAAAATTGTGCCCGGAATTACCCGATGAAGAAGCAATTGCGTTGGCAATGCATTTTGTTAATGCCCAGTTTACCGGCGACAATTTAGCTCGAACCCTTAAACTCACCTCCCTTCTCAAGGAATCTGTGGAGGCTGTGAAAACAGGGCTAGGGCCAGATGCTCCGGAAGACCCACTCAGTGTCGCTCGGTTTGTCACCCACTTGCGGTATCTCTTCGTTCGAATCATGGATGATACACAAATCACTTCACGAGTTATGACGCCACCCTCATCACAAAATGCCGACGGGGTGGACCGGGCGGTAGCTAATATTCAAAAACTTCTTGAGAGGGAACAGGCGACGAAATTAACCCCTGCTGAGGTAGATTACCTGCGGCTTCATATCTTGAGACTGAGCGAACCTAGAATGAAACCAAGCGTTTAA
- a CDS encoding 6-phospho-beta-glucosidase: protein MSNDTLSADFLWGGAVAGHQIEGAWNEDGKGPSVIDVLTGGAHNVPRRITKDIEADEYYPNQVASDFYHRYEEDVELLAGMGLKCFRTSIQWSRIFPRGDEDEPNEAGLEFYDHLFDKLNAHGIQPVVTLSHFELPLHLARHYGGFRNRKVVDHFLRFAKVCFQRYHTKVRYWLTFNEINNQMDTRNPLFLWTNSGVTLQPEDDDREVLLQVAHNELIASALAVKAGHDIDPDLKIGAMISFVAIYPYSCNPADIMAADQALHERFLFPDVQIRGHWPNYALKEIDRKGYDIGFQEGDDHILAEGTVDFLGFSYYMSTTVKANPETILEKEEVFNGGLPSSVDNPHLKATDWGWTIDPIGLRHSLITLSERYDLPLFIVENGYGSYDSLSKDGTVHDEDRIDYLRHHIEQMKLAVLEDGVDLMGYTPWGIIDLVSFTTGEMRKRYGMIHVDRNDDGSGTLARTPKKSYYWYRDVIRSHGAKL, encoded by the coding sequence ATGAGCAACGACACTTTATCCGCTGATTTTCTCTGGGGAGGCGCCGTCGCCGGGCACCAAATAGAAGGGGCTTGGAACGAGGATGGAAAAGGTCCCAGCGTTATCGATGTTCTCACTGGGGGAGCGCACAACGTACCCCGACGCATTACAAAAGACATCGAAGCAGACGAGTACTACCCGAACCAGGTAGCGTCGGACTTTTACCACCGATATGAAGAAGACGTAGAACTCCTTGCCGGAATGGGGTTGAAATGCTTCCGCACCTCAATCCAATGGAGCAGAATTTTTCCCCGGGGAGACGAAGACGAACCCAACGAGGCAGGCCTCGAATTCTATGATCATCTTTTCGACAAGCTGAATGCACACGGAATCCAGCCCGTCGTCACGCTATCGCACTTTGAGCTCCCGCTCCACCTCGCCCGACACTATGGCGGATTCCGAAACCGAAAAGTAGTTGACCACTTCCTCCGCTTCGCGAAAGTATGTTTCCAGCGCTATCACACCAAAGTTCGCTACTGGCTGACGTTCAACGAAATCAACAACCAGATGGACACCCGCAACCCACTATTCCTGTGGACCAACTCAGGAGTGACCCTCCAGCCAGAGGACGATGACCGAGAAGTACTACTGCAAGTCGCACACAACGAGCTCATAGCTAGCGCTCTAGCCGTCAAAGCCGGGCATGACATCGATCCAGACCTGAAAATCGGTGCCATGATCTCCTTCGTTGCCATCTATCCCTACTCCTGCAACCCAGCCGACATCATGGCCGCAGACCAAGCGCTACATGAACGATTCCTTTTTCCAGATGTGCAAATCAGAGGCCACTGGCCCAACTACGCTCTCAAGGAAATAGATAGGAAAGGCTATGACATTGGTTTCCAAGAAGGTGATGATCATATCCTCGCTGAAGGTACAGTAGACTTCCTAGGTTTTTCCTATTACATGAGTACCACCGTCAAAGCCAACCCAGAGACAATCCTTGAGAAGGAAGAGGTCTTTAACGGAGGTCTACCAAGCTCCGTTGACAATCCCCATCTCAAAGCAACCGACTGGGGATGGACCATCGATCCCATCGGACTGCGCCACAGTCTCATCACACTTTCAGAGCGATACGACCTGCCGCTGTTCATTGTGGAAAATGGGTATGGCTCCTACGACTCTCTCTCAAAGGATGGCACCGTTCATGATGAGGACCGCATCGATTACCTGCGGCATCACATCGAACAGATGAAATTAGCAGTCTTAGAAGACGGTGTGGACTTGATGGGATACACCCCTTGGGGGATCATCGATCTAGTGTCCTTTACCACCGGTGAAATGCGCAAACGATACGGTATGATCCACGTCGACCGCAATGATGATGGAAGCGGAACACTAGCGCGAACCCCGAAAAAATCCTACTACTGGTATCGCGACGTCATTCGCAGCCATGGAGCCAAGCTATAG